A genomic stretch from Antarcticibacterium flavum includes:
- a CDS encoding APC family permease, which yields MGKNKLKRSLGFWEVFLFGIGGVVGAGIYAIIGQAAGLSGNLLWLSFVIAAVVALLTGLSYSEFVSRFPDAGGSYEYIKQSFGPKTALYMSIFITFTGIVAAAAIAISFSEYLGRLIDFPSWLMVIAIISLMAFFNIIGSKYSSYFNAFATIVTLLGLAVVVGVSIPDLGSTNLLETAGEGWTGIMAGGALIFFSYIGFEDLVKMAEETKEPSKNMPKAVISSGLAVLVIYILIAISAVSVLDWETLANSNGRLAAVIETKLGSIGATGLVVIALFATSKTILSNILGTSRMLYDVARDSEIKWLQRFTTISGIGNAPNFAIISIAVISIGFALIGNLKVVASISNIFIFIVFGFVNISLLKFRSDQKGKEEKRPPFRIPWNINNIPVLTVLALITIIILFGFNIFNLVQGNT from the coding sequence ATGGGTAAAAATAAACTGAAAAGATCACTGGGATTTTGGGAGGTCTTCTTATTTGGCATAGGAGGCGTTGTTGGTGCCGGGATTTATGCAATAATAGGCCAGGCAGCAGGCCTAAGTGGTAATTTATTATGGCTAAGTTTTGTAATAGCAGCGGTAGTGGCATTACTTACGGGTCTCTCCTACTCTGAATTTGTTTCAAGGTTTCCCGACGCAGGTGGAAGCTATGAATACATCAAGCAATCTTTTGGCCCAAAAACTGCCCTGTATATGTCCATTTTTATAACCTTTACAGGAATTGTGGCTGCTGCTGCCATTGCAATAAGTTTTTCCGAGTATCTGGGGAGGCTCATAGATTTTCCTTCCTGGCTGATGGTTATAGCTATTATTTCTTTAATGGCCTTTTTTAATATTATAGGTTCCAAATACAGCTCATACTTCAATGCCTTTGCCACTATTGTTACCCTGCTGGGACTTGCAGTTGTAGTTGGAGTGAGTATTCCAGATCTTGGCAGCACTAATCTTCTGGAAACAGCTGGAGAAGGCTGGACCGGTATTATGGCCGGGGGAGCCTTAATTTTCTTTAGCTATATAGGTTTTGAAGACCTGGTGAAAATGGCCGAGGAAACGAAAGAGCCATCGAAGAATATGCCAAAAGCTGTAATTTCCAGTGGCCTGGCGGTTTTAGTGATCTATATTCTTATAGCAATAAGTGCTGTAAGTGTGCTGGATTGGGAAACCCTGGCAAATTCCAATGGCCGCCTGGCTGCGGTAATAGAGACAAAGCTAGGAAGTATAGGAGCCACAGGTTTAGTGGTTATAGCTTTGTTTGCCACCAGCAAGACAATTTTAAGCAACATTCTGGGAACTTCCCGAATGCTCTATGATGTCGCCCGCGATAGTGAAATAAAATGGTTACAAAGATTTACCACCATTTCAGGTATTGGGAACGCTCCTAATTTTGCTATTATAAGCATTGCTGTAATATCTATTGGTTTTGCCTTAATTGGGAATTTAAAAGTGGTAGCCAGTATAAGTAATATCTTTATTTTTATAGTCTTTGGTTTTGTAAATATCTCCCTTTTAAAGTTTAGAAGTGACCAGAAAGGAAAGGAAGAAAAAAGACCGCCTTTCAGGATCCCCTGGAATATCAATAATATCCCTGTGTTAACAGTACTGGCGTTAATTACAATAATTATTCTATTTGGATTTAATATATTCAACCTGGTCCAGGGAAATACCTGA